The region ACGGGTCGGGACCAGGCCTTCAACTAGCACCACTTCCGCGTCCTGCGCGTTAGCGTGATAGTTGGCGATGATCTCTTCCATCAGCACGTCTTTCTGGTTGCTGGAGAGCAGAGACTCAACGTGGCTCATCTTCAGCGGTTCAGCCGCTGGCAGATTAGAGTTTTTACGCACGATGGTGGTGGTCTGGTCTGGCGCATCGCCACCGGCACGTGGCTGGGCGATAGGCTTAAAGACGCTCAGACGAACGCCTTTGCGTTCCATAGCGCGGATCACGCCGAGGCTGACGCTGGTCAGGCCGACGCTGGTTCCGGTAGGGATCAGCATAATAGTACGGGACACGGTTTATCCTCTTTCGTTACCGCCGCGACTGGGCGGGTTACAAAACAGCACCGCCAGCAATGCTGGCGGTGTGGAATCAGGCAGTCAGGCGGTGCGCGTCTTGCGCGATGACCAGCTCTTCGTTAGTTGGGATAACGATAGCAGGGCGGGTGCCTTCTTTGTTGATGAAGCCAGACTTGCCGAAGCGGGCAGCCAGGTTACGCTCGTGATCAACTTCGAAGCCCAGAACGCCCAGTTTGCCCAGGGACAGTTCACGCACCATCGCTGCGTTTTCACCGATACCACCGGTGAAGATCACCGCGTCCAGACGACCGTCCATCAGTGCAGTGTAGGAACCGATGTACTTCGCCAGACGGTGGCAGTAAACGTCCATTGCACGTTTAGCGTCAGCTTTCTCTGCGTAGTTGTCTTCAACATAGCGGCAGTCGCTGGTGACTTCGGTCAGACCCAGCAGGCCAGACTCTTTGGTCAGCATTTTGTTGATGTCATCAACGCTCATGCCCAGGGTGTCGTGCAGGTGGAAGATGATCGCCGGGTCGATGTCACCGGAACGGGTACCCATCACCAGACCTTCCAGTGGGGTCAGACCCATGGAGGTATCAACACATTTACCGTTGCGGATAGCGGAAACAGAACCACCGTTGCCCAGATGGCAGGTGATGATGTTCACTTCTTCAACCGGCTTGTTCAGAACTTTTGCGGCTTCCTGAGTCACATAGAAGTGGCTGGTGCCGTGTGCGCCGTAACGACGAACGCCGTGCTCTTTGTACAGGCTGTACGGCAGGGCATAGAGGTAAGACTCTTCCGGCATGGTCTGATGGAACGCAGTGTCGAACACAGCCACGTTTTTCTCTTTCAGATTCGGGAAGGACTTCAGTGCTTCAGCGATACCGATCAGGTGAGCCGGGTTGTGCAGCGGTGCGAAGGATGCAGAGTCTTTGATGCCCTGAATCACAGAGTCGTCGATCACGACGGAGCTGGTGTATTTTTCGCCGCCGTGGACGATACGGTGACCAATCGCAGTCAGCTGAGCAGACAGTTCTGGTTTTTGTGCCAGAATAGTGTTAACGATAAAGTTCAGCGCTTCACTGTGAGCGGCGCCTGCACCTAAAGCCGCTTCTTGTTTGCTGCCGTCCATCTTCCACTTGATACGTGCTTCAGGCAGATGGAAACATTCGGCCAAACCAGAGAGGTACTCGTCACCGTTGAGCGCATCGATGATGGCGAATTTCAGTGAGGAGCTACCGCAGTTTAGAACCAGTACTAACTTACTCGACATGGAAGTACCTATTATTGATACGTGGCTAAAAAAACGTCAGTGAGTCTAAAAGCGTAACGCATGCTGACCCAGACATTTATGATTAACATCATGCCAAACGAACATTCTGGCAGGATGGAAGAAATACCTATGATTTTAAGCCATTTTGAACATTTTTCAGACAATGGCATAATATGCGATAATTTGACGAGCTAACGCTTATCGTCTACGGCCCTATCAGGCTGGCACAGGATACCCGATACGGGGTAGCGATGACAAAATATTTTGAACGTTGTCATAGCCTGTTGTGGTTTTGCACGAAAATTTTAATTTTTATATGTGAAGTTGAGGTACAGCCATGTCGACACCCGAAATCCCGTCCGTGAACTTCTTCAGTCTGTTTCGCCGGGGGCAGCATTATTCAAAGACGTGGCCAATGGAAAAGCGCCTCGCGCCGATGTTTATTGAGAATCGCACTATCCGCGCCACGCGCTATGCGATTCGCTTTATGCCCCCGATTGCCGTTTTTACCCTGTGCTGGCAGATTGCGTTAGGTGGACAGCTTGGGCCTGCCGTCGCGACGGCGCTCTTTGCGTTAAGCCTGCCGATGCAGGGGTTATGGTGGTTAGGTAAACGCTCCGTCACGCCACTTCCTCCCTCTATTTTACACTGGTTTTATGAAGTGCGTGGAAAACTGGAGGAGGCCGGCCAGGCGCTTGCGCCGGTGGAAGGCAAGCCGGATTACCAGGCGCTGGCGGACACCCTCAAGCGCGCATTTAAACAGCTTGATAAAACATTCCTCGATGACTTGTGATTGATCATCGAAACGACGACCAAAAGAAGGCACAGTAACACACCGTTACCGTGTCTTTTTTTTACAGTGCAATGCGCTACAGGAGTCGAAAGATGGAAATGACCCATGCTCAACGTCTGATTTTGTCTAACCAGTACAAGATGATGACTATGCTTGATCCCGATAACGCTGCGCGCTACAGCCGCCTGCAAACCATTGTCGAACGCGGCTTTGGCTTGCAAATGCGCGAACTGGATCGCGAATTTGGCGAATTGAAAGAGGAAACCTGCCGTATCGTTATCGACATCATGGAGATGTACCATGCGCTGCATGTGTCCTGGACCAATCTGAAAGACCAGCAGACCATTGACGAGCGCCGCGTGACGTTCCTGGGCTTTGATGCCGCGACGGAAGCGCGCTATCTGAGCTATGTGCGCTTTATGGTGAATACCGAAGGGCGCTACACCCATTTTGATGCGGGTACGCACGGCTTCAACGCCCAGACCCCCATGTGGGATAAATATCAACGGATGCTGAGTGCGTGGCACGCCTGTCCGCGTCAGTACCATTTAAGCAGCAACGAAATTCAACAAATCATTAATGCCTGACGGAGGTGCGTGTGCAGTGTAAAGGTTTTCTGTTTGATCTGGACGGTACGCTGGTGGATTCACTGCCGGTGGTGGAGCGCTCGTGGTGCCATTGGGCCGACCGGCACGGTATTGACCATCAGGACGTACTGAATTTCATCCATGGCAAACAGGCCATTACCTCATTGCGACACTTCCTGGCGGGACGTTCTGAGGACGAGATTCAGGCGGAGTTCCGCTATCTTGAGCAGATTGAAGCCACCGACACCGAGGGTATCACTGCGCTGCCCGGTGCGCGCGAACTGCTGGAGCACCTGAATGAAGCGCAGATCCCGTGGGCTATCGTCACCTCCGGCTCGATTCCCGTCGCGCATGCCCGTCATAAGGCGGCAGGTTTACCGACGCCGGACGTGTTCATTACCGCTGAGCGCGTGAAGCGCGGCAAGCCTGAACCGGATGCGTTTCTGCTCGGCGCGGAACTGCTTGGCCTTGGGCCAGCGGCGTGCGTCGTGGTGGAAGACGCGGCGGCAGGCGTGCTGGCCGGGCTGAACGCGGGATGCCACGTCATCGCAGTAAACGTTCCGGCGGATTCCCCCCGACTGAATGAGGCGGATTTTGTGCTAAACACCCTGACCGCCCTCGACGTCTCGAAGGCTTCTGACGGCATTGTAACCGTCTCACTAAAAATGTAATCCCATGATATCGCCCCGTATTACCGGGGCTTTTTTATGGCAAAATTGCTTCTCCTCCACTGACAAGGACATGTTGTGAACGGTGAACTGATTTGGGTCCTGAGCCTGCTGTTAATCGCCATCATTCTTTTTGCCACGGGCAAGGTGCGCATGGATGCCGTCGCCCTGTTTGTGATTGTCGCTTTCGTTCTGAGCGGTACGCTTTCCCTGCCGGAAGCCTTTTCCGGGTTTAGCGATCCCAACGTTATTTTGATTGCCGCCCTGTTTATTATTGGCGACGGGCTGGTACGCACCGGCGTGGCGACGATGATGGGGTCGTGGCTGGTTAAGGTGGCGGGCAGCAGCGAAACCAAAATGCTGATTTACCTGATGCTGACGGTCGCCGGGCTGGGCGCGTTTATGAGCTCTACGGGCGTCGTGGCTATCTTTATTCCGGTGGTGCTTAGCGTCTGCATGAGAATGCAGATCTCCCCGTCGCGGCTGATGATGCCGTTGAGCTTTGCCGGGCTTATCAGCGGTATGATGACGCTGGTCGCGACGCCGCCGAACCTCGTTGTGAACAGCGAGCTGATCCGTGAAGGGCTTGAGGGGTTTAGCTTCTTTAGCGTGACGCCGATCGGGCTGGTGGTACTGGTGCTGGGCATTATCTATATGCTTTTGACCCGTTTCGCGCTGAAAGGGGAGAAGCAGGACAAAGCCAAAGAGGGCTGGAAGCGGCGCTCTTTTCGCGATCTGATTAAAGAGTACCATCTGACCGGGCGTGCCCGGCGTCTGGCTATCCGCCCGGGGTCGCCTATGGTGGGGCAGCGGCTGGATGACCTTAAGCTACGCGAACGCTATGGCGCGAACGTCATCGGGGTTGAGCGCTGGCGTCGTTTTCGTCGGGTGATCGTTAACGTAAACGGGGTGTCCGAGTTTCGCGCGCGTGACGTCCTGCTGATTGATATGTCCACGGCGGACGTGGATCTGCGCGAGTTTTGTAGCGAACAGCTGCTGGAGCCGATGGTGCTGCGCGGTGAGTATTTCTCCGACCAGGCGCTGGATGTGGGAATGGCCGAGGTGTCCCTGATCCCGGAATCGGAGTTATTGGGTAAAACCGTGCGTGAAATCGGCTTTCGTACCCGCTATGGCCTCAACGTGGTGGGCCTGAAACGCGATGGGGTCGCCCTTGAAGGGGCGGTGGTGGATGAGCCGATCCTGCTGGGGGATATTTTTCTGGTGGTCGGCAACTGGAAGCTGATTAGCCAGCTCGGGCAGAAAGGCCGTGACTTTGTGGTGCTGAATATGCCGATTGAAGAGAGCGATGCCTCACCGGCGCACAGTCAGGCGCCCCACGCGATATTTTGTCTGGTTTTGATGGTTGCCCTGATGCTGACGGACGAGATCCCTAACCCGGTGGCGGCGATCATCGCCTGTCTGTTAATGGGCAAATTCCGCTGTATCGACGCCGAAAGCGCCTACAAAGCGATTCACTGGCCGAGCATCATTCTTATTGTCGGGATGATGCCTTTTGCTCTGGCGCTACAGAAAACCGGCGGGGTGGATTTGATCGTGAAAGGCTTAATGGACGCGGGCGGGGGATATGGTCCGTACCTGATGATGGTTTGCCTGTTTGTCATGTGCGCCACCATTGGTTTGTTTATCTCCAATACCGCCACGGCGGTGCTGATGGCACCCATTGCGCTGGCGATGGCGAAATCCATGGGCGTCTCACCGTATCCATTTGCGATGATGGTTGCGATGGCGGCGTCCGCGGCATTTATGACGCCGGTCTCTTCCCCGGTGAATACGCTGGTGCTGGGGCCTGGGAATTACAAATTCAGTGATTTTGTGAAGCTGGGCGTGCCGTTCACCGTGCTGGTGATGCTGGTATGCGTGGTGTTGATTCCGGTGTTATTTCCGTTCTGAGAACTTCGCCGGGTGGCGGCTGCGCCTTACCCGGCCTACATAACTCGTAGGCTCTGCAAGCGCAGCGCCGCTGGGCGAACTGTTAAAGCGGCGAATCCTGGCTGATCTCATCCAGCGACAGATGGAAGCTCGGCACAAATACCTGCATGAAGTAATCCATCTCCTCGCTACGGCGGGCGTCCAGCGTTTTCTCCAGACGCGATTTCGCCAGCAGGAACTCGTTATTCCCGGCGGATAACTCTTCCAGGCACTTCAGGTAGGCGCACAGCGCATCGGCCTGCTTAACCAGGGATTTTTCCTCTTCCGTATACTGATGCTCGTCAATCAGCGGCTCAAAGATATCACGCAACTCTTCAGGCACCATGTCGATCAGCTTCTGTTGGGCAATCTTCTCAATGGCCTTATATTCCTGGGCAATCTGCGAGTTGAAATATTTCACCGGCGTCGGCAGATCCCCGGTCAGCACTTCCGATGCGTCGTGGTACATCGCCAGCAGGGCGATACGTTCGGCATTCACCTGCCCGTTGAATCTGCGGTTTTTAATCGCGGCCAGCGCATGAGCGACCATGGCAACCTGCAAACTGTGCTCAGACACATTTTCGGTGCGCACGTTGCGCATCAGCGGCCAGCGGTTGATGAGTTTCAGGCGGGAGAGGTGGGCAAAGAAATGACTCTGACTCATAGGTTACCTTATGTCTTCACTGCGACAGACTGCATTGTGCGGGGAGGGGAGGGAAGATGCAAATTTGTGGATTTTATAGGCCGGGTAAGCGCAGCGCCACCCGGCAGAAAGGCAAGGTTACTGATGATACCCGGAGAGGAAGCGCCCGAAGCGGCTGATGGCCATTTCGAGATCGTCTTCGCGCGGCAGGGTGACGATACGCACGTGATCCGGCCACGGCCAGTTAAACGCCGTCCCCTGAACCAGCAGCACTTTTTCCTGCAACAGGAAGTCGAGCACCATTTTCTGGTCGTCGTGAATATTGAAGCGCTTTGCGTCGATTTTCGGGAACATATACAGCGCGCCGTTAGGCTTCACGCAGGAGACGCCCGGAATATCGTTAATTAATTCCCATGCGCGGTTGCGCTGCTCATACAGTCGGCCACCTGGGACGATAAACTCGCTGATGCTTTGATAGCCTCCGAGCGCTGTCTGGATCGCATGTTGCGCCGGTACGTTGGCGCACAGACGCATGGATGCCAGCATCTCCAGCCCTTCAATGTAGCCTTTCGCATGTTTTTTCGGCCCGTTCAGTACCATCCAGCCCTGACGGAAACCAGCCACGCGGTAAGTTTTAGACAGTCCGTTAAAGGTGACCGTCAGCAGGTCGGGCGCCAGCGCGGCGATAGAGTGGTGCTGCGCCGCGTCGTACAGGATCTTGTCGTAAATCTCATCGGCAAAGATGATCAGGTTGTGCTGGCGGGCGATCTCGACGATCTCCATCAGCAGCTCTTTTGAGTAGACCGCGCCCGTCGGGTTATTCGGGTTAATAATCACGATACCCCGGGTGCGTGGGGTGATTTTGGCGCGAATATCATCCAGATCCGGGAACCAGTCAGACGATTCGTCGCACAGGTAGTGCACCGCTTTACCACTGGATAAGGACACCGCGGCCGTCCACAACGGATAGTCCGGGGCAGGAACCAGCATTTCATCACCGCTGTTGAGCAGCGCCTGCATCGCCTGAACGATCAGTTCCGAGACACCGTTGCCAATGTAGATATCTTCAACGGTGACGTCGCGCATGCCGCGAGCCTGATAGTGCTGCATAATGGCTTTACGGGCAGAGTAAAGCCCTTTTGAATCGCAGTAGCCTTGTGCAGTGGGCAGGTTACGGATCACATCCACCAGGATCTCATCCGGCGCTTCAAAACCAAATGGCGCGGGGTTGCCGATGTTGAGTTTCAGAACCTTATTGCCTTCCTCTTCAAGGCGTTTTGCCTCTTTGAGTACCGGGCCACGGATGTCGTAACAGACGTTGTCGAGCTTGCTGGATTTTTCGATAGGGGACATGAACCTTTAACCTTTTCGCTATTATTGCAACTTCCTGCCGTGGAAGTGAGCACGGAACAATGTACTCCCACCGCGCTTCGTTTTGAAGGGTGCACAGAAGAAGATTTTGTACAACCGGGCAGCACCGCTGTGATCGCTTAATCTAACGAGGGAGTGATTTTGTGCCTGAACTTACCGTAATAAAGGGAATTGCTGGGTTGTTTATGCTGAAAATTTCATATAATGATGAATATTATTCTGGGGTAAATAAAAAGACGATCCTGACTGAAGGGTTCGTACCCCTGAGTAATCATTCGTAAAACCTGAATGCTGAGATACCGATTGCCATATTAGCGAAGCCAGGTTAAAAGTTACTCATGTGAAATTAATGTTAAGGGGTATTAATGAATGGCCTGAATCTAAATTAAACTTTATTTATTATTAACGACGAAAATGCAACTTTCGTTAATTTTAATAAAATGAGTGTAGTTGCTTATCATTGGCGGTAAATCCTTAATATTGCAATAAGACTTATAAATATAGTGGATTTGGGTTAAGATGTGTTTCGGGAATGCAGCATAGCGATAGGCCTGTTACGTATAACGCGGTCTGCTTTCCTGTATTAATCGATTGTTATTGTTAAAGTTATCTCTGGCTGATTGGGTAAGTCACATCTTGCTACGTTAGCAACGCTGCGATATAGATGGCAGAAAACATGTCTTACTCTTAATGGTATTTACATCGACCTGCAAACAACGAAATATCCTGAATGCAAGAGAATAAAAATAACGTCATGAAACGTGATTTCTGACTGTTGATATACCGCAGTACAATAACTATCTGTCAGGCAGTCTGCCGGGCCGGGATGCGAGGGAAACTCTTCAGAAGGAATTGCTTAACTGTTACACACAGCTTCAACCCGGGCAGCTCCGCACGAGCAACCTGAAAGTGAAAAGATATGATAAATGCAAATCGTCCGATAATGAATCTCGACCTCGATCTGCTGAGAACGTTTGTTGCGGTCGCCGATCTCAACACTTTTGCAGCAGCTGCTGCCGCCGTTTGCCGTACCCAGTCCGCCGTGAGTCAGCAAATGCAGCGGCTGGAACAACTGGTTGGTAAAGAGCTTTTTGCGCGTC is a window of Enterobacter hormaechei ATCC 49162 DNA encoding:
- a CDS encoding sugar phosphatase — its product is MQCKGFLFDLDGTLVDSLPVVERSWCHWADRHGIDHQDVLNFIHGKQAITSLRHFLAGRSEDEIQAEFRYLEQIEATDTEGITALPGARELLEHLNEAQIPWAIVTSGSIPVAHARHKAAGLPTPDVFITAERVKRGKPEPDAFLLGAELLGLGPAACVVVEDAAAGVLAGLNAGCHVIAVNVPADSPRLNEADFVLNTLTALDVSKASDGIVTVSLKM
- the yfbR gene encoding 5'-deoxynucleotidase — its product is MSQSHFFAHLSRLKLINRWPLMRNVRTENVSEHSLQVAMVAHALAAIKNRRFNGQVNAERIALLAMYHDASEVLTGDLPTPVKYFNSQIAQEYKAIEKIAQQKLIDMVPEELRDIFEPLIDEHQYTEEEKSLVKQADALCAYLKCLEELSAGNNEFLLAKSRLEKTLDARRSEEMDYFMQVFVPSFHLSLDEISQDSPL
- a CDS encoding SLC13 family permease — its product is MNGELIWVLSLLLIAIILFATGKVRMDAVALFVIVAFVLSGTLSLPEAFSGFSDPNVILIAALFIIGDGLVRTGVATMMGSWLVKVAGSSETKMLIYLMLTVAGLGAFMSSTGVVAIFIPVVLSVCMRMQISPSRLMMPLSFAGLISGMMTLVATPPNLVVNSELIREGLEGFSFFSVTPIGLVVLVLGIIYMLLTRFALKGEKQDKAKEGWKRRSFRDLIKEYHLTGRARRLAIRPGSPMVGQRLDDLKLRERYGANVIGVERWRRFRRVIVNVNGVSEFRARDVLLIDMSTADVDLREFCSEQLLEPMVLRGEYFSDQALDVGMAEVSLIPESELLGKTVREIGFRTRYGLNVVGLKRDGVALEGAVVDEPILLGDIFLVVGNWKLISQLGQKGRDFVVLNMPIEESDASPAHSQAPHAIFCLVLMVALMLTDEIPNPVAAIIACLLMGKFRCIDAESAYKAIHWPSIILIVGMMPFALALQKTGGVDLIVKGLMDAGGGYGPYLMMVCLFVMCATIGLFISNTATAVLMAPIALAMAKSMGVSPYPFAMMVAMAASAAFMTPVSSPVNTLVLGPGNYKFSDFVKLGVPFTVLVMLVCVVLIPVLFPF
- a CDS encoding YfbU family protein; translation: MEMTHAQRLILSNQYKMMTMLDPDNAARYSRLQTIVERGFGLQMRELDREFGELKEETCRIVIDIMEMYHALHVSWTNLKDQQTIDERRVTFLGFDAATEARYLSYVRFMVNTEGRYTHFDAGTHGFNAQTPMWDKYQRMLSAWHACPRQYHLSSNEIQQIINA
- the alaA gene encoding alanine transaminase AlaA, coding for MSPIEKSSKLDNVCYDIRGPVLKEAKRLEEEGNKVLKLNIGNPAPFGFEAPDEILVDVIRNLPTAQGYCDSKGLYSARKAIMQHYQARGMRDVTVEDIYIGNGVSELIVQAMQALLNSGDEMLVPAPDYPLWTAAVSLSSGKAVHYLCDESSDWFPDLDDIRAKITPRTRGIVIINPNNPTGAVYSKELLMEIVEIARQHNLIIFADEIYDKILYDAAQHHSIAALAPDLLTVTFNGLSKTYRVAGFRQGWMVLNGPKKHAKGYIEGLEMLASMRLCANVPAQHAIQTALGGYQSISEFIVPGGRLYEQRNRAWELINDIPGVSCVKPNGALYMFPKIDAKRFNIHDDQKMVLDFLLQEKVLLVQGTAFNWPWPDHVRIVTLPREDDLEMAISRFGRFLSGYHQ
- the ackA gene encoding acetate kinase; this encodes MSSKLVLVLNCGSSSLKFAIIDALNGDEYLSGLAECFHLPEARIKWKMDGSKQEAALGAGAAHSEALNFIVNTILAQKPELSAQLTAIGHRIVHGGEKYTSSVVIDDSVIQGIKDSASFAPLHNPAHLIGIAEALKSFPNLKEKNVAVFDTAFHQTMPEESYLYALPYSLYKEHGVRRYGAHGTSHFYVTQEAAKVLNKPVEEVNIITCHLGNGGSVSAIRNGKCVDTSMGLTPLEGLVMGTRSGDIDPAIIFHLHDTLGMSVDDINKMLTKESGLLGLTEVTSDCRYVEDNYAEKADAKRAMDVYCHRLAKYIGSYTALMDGRLDAVIFTGGIGENAAMVRELSLGKLGVLGFEVDHERNLAARFGKSGFINKEGTRPAIVIPTNEELVIAQDAHRLTA
- the yfbV gene encoding terminus macrodomain insulation protein YfbV; its protein translation is MSTPEIPSVNFFSLFRRGQHYSKTWPMEKRLAPMFIENRTIRATRYAIRFMPPIAVFTLCWQIALGGQLGPAVATALFALSLPMQGLWWLGKRSVTPLPPSILHWFYEVRGKLEEAGQALAPVEGKPDYQALADTLKRAFKQLDKTFLDDL